One genomic segment of Paenibacillus xylanexedens includes these proteins:
- the tsaD gene encoding tRNA (adenosine(37)-N6)-threonylcarbamoyltransferase complex transferase subunit TsaD, producing the protein MNELNEKINSAPSYILAVETSCDETSVAVVKDGREVLSNLISSQIETHKAFGGVVPEVASRKHVEVITLMLEQAIEQSGIRPRDLSAIAVTQGPGLVGALLVGIVAAKTMAMALGKPLIGTHHIAGHIYANRLTHELQYPAMALVVSGGHTELVHMEFEGKFKLIGRTRDDAVGEAYDKVARALGCPYPGGPHVDRMASEAEDVVPLPRVWLEAGSYDFSLSGLKSAVLNVLNQAKMRGETLEPSAVARGFQEAVVEVLVEKAVRAVREYGSRQLLLCGGVAANRGLRSALQERCTKEGLELLIPPMEYCTDNAAMIGAAAYLKWQRGEIAEFDAKADPGLSLEEWSVQSV; encoded by the coding sequence ATGAACGAACTTAATGAAAAAATAAATTCTGCACCATCCTATATTTTGGCGGTGGAGACAAGCTGTGATGAAACATCGGTAGCAGTAGTCAAAGATGGACGGGAAGTGCTGTCCAATCTGATCTCAAGTCAGATCGAGACGCATAAGGCATTCGGTGGTGTTGTACCTGAAGTGGCTTCACGCAAACACGTTGAAGTCATTACGTTGATGCTGGAACAGGCGATCGAACAGTCCGGCATTCGTCCACGTGATCTAAGTGCAATTGCTGTAACACAGGGGCCTGGGCTGGTCGGAGCACTACTGGTGGGCATCGTTGCGGCCAAAACGATGGCGATGGCACTGGGCAAACCGCTCATTGGCACACATCATATTGCCGGGCATATCTATGCCAACCGACTTACTCATGAACTGCAATATCCAGCGATGGCACTGGTCGTATCTGGTGGACATACAGAACTCGTGCATATGGAATTCGAGGGTAAGTTCAAACTGATTGGTCGTACACGTGATGATGCCGTAGGCGAAGCGTATGACAAAGTAGCACGTGCACTGGGTTGTCCTTATCCGGGAGGCCCACATGTGGACCGGATGGCGTCTGAAGCGGAGGATGTAGTGCCATTACCACGGGTATGGCTGGAAGCAGGTTCGTACGATTTCAGTCTCAGTGGTCTGAAGTCTGCTGTACTGAATGTGCTCAACCAGGCCAAAATGCGCGGAGAAACCTTGGAGCCGTCTGCGGTAGCACGTGGTTTCCAGGAAGCTGTTGTTGAAGTACTGGTGGAGAAAGCCGTTAGAGCAGTTCGTGAATATGGTTCACGTCAACTGTTATTATGCGGTGGTGTTGCAGCTAACCGGGGGTTACGCTCGGCATTACAGGAGCGATGCACGAAGGAAGGGCTTGAACTGTTGATCCCGCCAATGGAATATTGTACGGATAACGCGGCCATGATTGGAGCGGCTGCATATCTGAAATGGCAGCGGGGAGAAATTGCTGAATTTGATGCGAAGGCAGATCCGGGACTTTCTCTGGAGGAATGGTCCGTTCAATCTGTATAG
- a CDS encoding 2-isopropylmalate synthase, translating to MTTTNNKRMIEIFDTTLRDGEQAPGASLQPEQKIELAHQLASLGIDVIEPGFPISSPGEFAAVQAISRQLQNVEICGFARAVKGDIDAAVQATADAARRRIHLFISSSDIHIEHQLRRPRSEVVATAREMVSYARQFTDIVEFTAMDAARTKMDDLIEMVEVAIEAGASIINLPDTVGYALPHEYGEMFRRVREGARGGDQVRYSAHCHNDLGLAVANSLAAIANGATQIEVTINGIGERTGNCALEELIMALETRGDAIGATTNIKLNQLYETSRQISRAMHFPIAYNKPVVGRNAFQHESGIHQDGLLKNRSTYEIMDPEALGIPRSMIILGKHSGRHALKDRVRKYGFEPDEQQMEQLYEVFKETADQQKVVSDDQLLQMVSQTMNIPAQDYELVELQVTAGSMTDRMAAVRIRTSAGEQSYSAVGGGPVDATIRAIGQSISDDIAFVDMEMHALSGGEGASAEAVVTVERAGREFRGTATHNDIVMAAGLAYVAACNAAGLKAESSEPHEQEAHA from the coding sequence ATGACAACAACTAATAACAAACGCATGATTGAAATTTTTGATACAACGCTGCGTGATGGAGAACAGGCACCAGGAGCAAGTCTGCAACCCGAGCAAAAGATTGAACTGGCACACCAACTGGCTTCTCTGGGTATCGACGTCATTGAGCCTGGATTCCCGATCTCCAGTCCAGGTGAGTTCGCGGCGGTTCAGGCGATTTCGAGACAGTTGCAGAACGTGGAAATCTGCGGATTCGCGCGGGCGGTCAAAGGTGATATCGATGCAGCTGTTCAAGCAACAGCGGATGCAGCACGGCGCCGAATTCACCTGTTTATCTCTTCCTCGGATATTCATATTGAGCATCAACTACGCCGTCCGCGCAGTGAAGTGGTGGCTACCGCTCGTGAGATGGTATCTTATGCCCGCCAGTTCACGGACATCGTAGAGTTCACAGCCATGGACGCTGCTCGTACCAAGATGGACGATTTGATTGAAATGGTAGAAGTCGCCATTGAAGCTGGGGCGAGCATTATCAATCTGCCGGATACGGTCGGATATGCCCTGCCACATGAGTATGGTGAGATGTTCCGCCGGGTGCGTGAGGGTGCAAGGGGCGGCGATCAGGTTCGCTATAGTGCCCACTGTCATAATGATCTGGGCCTGGCCGTAGCCAATAGTTTGGCTGCGATTGCCAATGGAGCTACCCAGATTGAAGTGACCATCAATGGTATCGGAGAACGGACGGGGAACTGTGCACTGGAAGAGCTGATTATGGCGCTGGAGACTCGGGGAGACGCAATTGGTGCAACGACGAACATTAAGCTGAATCAGCTGTATGAGACTTCACGTCAGATTAGCCGTGCGATGCACTTCCCGATTGCGTACAACAAACCAGTGGTGGGACGTAATGCATTCCAGCATGAATCTGGCATCCATCAGGATGGTCTGCTGAAGAATCGGAGCACCTATGAGATTATGGACCCGGAAGCGCTGGGTATCCCACGCAGCATGATTATTCTGGGCAAACACTCCGGTCGTCACGCCCTGAAGGATCGGGTTCGCAAATACGGTTTTGAGCCGGATGAGCAACAGATGGAGCAATTGTATGAGGTGTTCAAAGAAACCGCAGACCAGCAAAAAGTGGTCAGTGACGACCAGTTATTACAGATGGTTAGCCAGACTATGAATATTCCTGCACAGGACTATGAACTGGTTGAATTGCAGGTGACAGCGGGCAGTATGACGGATCGAATGGCCGCCGTTCGCATTCGCACAAGCGCTGGAGAACAATCTTACTCCGCTGTTGGCGGTGGACCCGTGGATGCAACCATCCGTGCGATTGGTCAGAGCATTTCCGATGATATTGCATTTGTAGATATGGAGATGCATGCCTTGAGTGGTGGAGAGGGTGCAAGTGCAGAAGCTGTAGTTACCGTGGAGCGTGCAGGACGTGAGTTCCGGGGAACAGCAACACATAATGATATCGTCATGGCTGCCGGTTTGGCGTATGTAGCGGCTTGTAATGCTGCTGGGCTGAAGGCTGAGTCTTCCGAACCTCATGAACAAGAAGCACATGCGTAA
- a CDS encoding ABC-F family ATP-binding cassette domain-containing protein → MLLQVSGIIKRFGVDPILDGVNLQILERERIGLVGVNGAGKSTLLKIVAGEMSYDGGQIFKSKETTLGYLAQNSGLQSDRNIWEEMMNVFAHLTQAEADLRQMERDIADPAQMEDEKKYADLLERYAKRSDWFKDHGGYEMETRIRSVLHGMGFGEFSPDTPIATLSGGQKTRLALARILLQAPDLLMLDEPTNYLDIATLTWLEDYLRGYSGALLVVSHDRYFLDRLVTTIVEIERHRSKKYTGNYSRYMELKAAEYETQMKQYEKQQGEISKMEDFVQKNIVRASTTKRAQSRRKALDKMERLDKPMGDLKKAHFSFETAVMSGKEVLRVDQLSVAYDEASPLFRNVSFDLRRGETVALIGPNGIGKSTMLKCLTGSLRPVTGEIQWGTKVQIGYYDQEQTGLNPSNTVLEELWSAYPGMEEARIRTVLGNFLFSGDDVLKKISSLSGGEKARVSLSKLMLKEANMLILDEPTNHLDLFAKEVLEAALMDYEGTLLFISHDRYFLNKMAERIVELHPGGTEQYLGNYDDYVEKKQELEDIAREAAEARQASSKNSSKSDLNTATTEKSGAASFEAEKQAKREERNRQRKQEALEQQIAELETKITELEAQMALPEIYQDYMKLQELQQQSEEHKAELTKAYEDWEELAME, encoded by the coding sequence ATGCTGCTGCAAGTATCCGGAATTATCAAACGTTTTGGTGTCGATCCAATCCTGGACGGCGTGAACTTACAAATATTAGAACGCGAGCGCATCGGCCTCGTTGGTGTAAACGGTGCAGGGAAATCCACTTTGCTCAAAATTGTAGCCGGTGAAATGTCCTATGACGGAGGACAGATTTTCAAGTCCAAAGAAACGACGCTCGGTTACCTGGCTCAGAACAGCGGGCTGCAATCCGACCGTAACATCTGGGAAGAAATGATGAACGTGTTCGCTCACCTGACACAGGCTGAAGCCGATTTGCGTCAGATGGAACGCGATATTGCCGACCCTGCCCAGATGGAAGATGAGAAAAAGTATGCTGACCTGCTGGAACGTTATGCGAAACGCTCCGACTGGTTCAAGGACCATGGCGGTTATGAGATGGAAACCCGCATTCGCAGCGTACTGCACGGGATGGGATTCGGCGAATTTTCGCCAGACACTCCCATTGCTACTCTGAGCGGCGGGCAGAAGACACGCCTTGCGCTTGCTCGTATTTTGCTTCAGGCACCTGATCTGCTCATGCTGGACGAGCCTACCAACTATCTCGATATCGCCACCCTCACTTGGTTGGAAGATTATCTGAGAGGTTATTCAGGCGCACTGCTCGTGGTATCCCATGACCGGTACTTCCTTGATCGACTCGTAACAACCATCGTTGAGATCGAACGTCACCGCTCCAAAAAATATACGGGAAATTACAGCCGTTATATGGAACTCAAAGCTGCCGAATATGAAACTCAGATGAAGCAATATGAGAAACAGCAAGGCGAAATCTCCAAGATGGAAGATTTTGTTCAGAAAAACATCGTACGTGCTTCGACGACCAAACGGGCGCAAAGCCGGCGCAAAGCCCTCGACAAAATGGAGCGGCTTGATAAACCGATGGGAGATTTGAAAAAAGCCCATTTTTCCTTCGAAACCGCCGTTATGTCAGGCAAGGAAGTGCTTCGAGTGGATCAGCTGTCTGTCGCTTATGACGAGGCTTCTCCTTTGTTCCGCAACGTATCCTTCGATCTGCGGCGTGGGGAAACGGTTGCTCTGATTGGTCCAAACGGTATTGGTAAATCCACCATGCTGAAGTGTCTTACGGGAAGTTTACGTCCTGTAACCGGGGAGATCCAATGGGGAACAAAAGTGCAGATTGGCTATTATGATCAGGAACAGACTGGGCTCAATCCGTCCAACACGGTTCTGGAAGAACTGTGGAGTGCCTATCCCGGGATGGAAGAAGCACGCATTCGGACCGTACTGGGGAACTTTTTGTTCAGCGGTGACGATGTGCTCAAGAAAATCTCCTCCCTCAGCGGCGGTGAGAAGGCACGTGTGTCTCTCTCCAAGCTGATGCTGAAGGAAGCCAACATGCTCATTCTGGATGAGCCTACGAACCATCTCGACCTGTTTGCCAAAGAAGTGCTGGAAGCGGCATTAATGGATTATGAAGGCACCCTGCTGTTCATCTCCCATGACCGGTACTTCCTCAACAAAATGGCTGAACGCATTGTTGAGCTTCATCCAGGTGGCACAGAACAATATCTCGGTAATTACGATGATTATGTGGAGAAAAAACAGGAGCTTGAGGACATCGCACGTGAAGCTGCTGAGGCACGTCAGGCTTCGTCCAAGAACTCGTCCAAATCCGATCTGAACACAGCCACAACCGAAAAATCCGGAGCGGCTTCATTCGAAGCGGAAAAACAGGCGAAGCGTGAAGAGCGTAACCGGCAACGCAAGCAGGAAGCTTTGGAACAACAGATTGCGGAGCTGGAAACAAAGATTACCGAACTTGAGGCACAGATGGCTCTGCCTGAAATCTATCAGGATTATATGAAGCTGCAAGAACTCCAGCAACAATCGGAGGAACACAAAGCAGAACTCACCAAGGCATACGAGGACTGGGAAGAACTAGCTATGGAATAG
- a CDS encoding 5-formyltetrahydrofolate cyclo-ligase yields the protein MQDHVELKSQLRSRLRQSRDLMDASMRQQAMTKINAGVKRELERLRQAKSRVVNRPLVIFSYLSYGSEASTTFLFQEGWNHGDVMFAPKVLANPPRMELRRVTGEQDLEPGIWGIPEPKDSCEVLTPDDWPDIDLVLVPGLGYDLHGGRIGYGGGYYDRFAETLAATCVMTGKKPLMAAMVLPGQLQEEIPMNLLDLRIDLLITTEGILHIE from the coding sequence ATGCAGGATCATGTGGAACTGAAAAGTCAGCTTCGATCCAGACTAAGACAGAGCCGTGATCTGATGGATGCGAGCATGCGTCAGCAGGCGATGACTAAGATTAACGCTGGAGTGAAGCGGGAGCTGGAGCGCCTTAGACAGGCCAAGAGCAGGGTTGTGAACAGACCACTCGTTATATTCAGTTATTTGTCCTATGGAAGCGAAGCGTCCACAACTTTTCTGTTTCAAGAGGGCTGGAATCATGGAGATGTGATGTTTGCACCAAAAGTGTTGGCGAATCCACCTCGAATGGAGCTACGGCGAGTGACCGGAGAACAAGATCTGGAGCCAGGCATATGGGGGATACCCGAACCCAAGGATTCCTGTGAAGTCCTGACGCCTGATGATTGGCCAGATATCGATCTCGTATTGGTACCGGGGCTTGGTTATGATCTCCATGGAGGGCGTATTGGTTATGGTGGCGGGTATTATGATCGTTTTGCCGAGACGCTTGCAGCAACATGTGTGATGACGGGCAAGAAACCGTTGATGGCTGCGATGGTATTGCCGGGTCAGTTACAGGAGGAGATCCCGATGAACCTGCTCGATCTGCGGATTGATCTGTTGATAACAACCGAAGGTATATTACATATCGAATAA
- the moaC gene encoding cyclic pyranopterin monophosphate synthase MoaC, producing the protein MVDISGKEITVRTAVAVTKVTMNPDTLEAIREGRIGKGDVLAVAQIAGIQGAKKTSDWIPMCHPLALTGVDIRFHDNGVDELHIEVTVKTEGKTGVEMEALTAASAAALTVYDMCKAMQKDMIIGPTMLNSKSGGKNGDYSR; encoded by the coding sequence ATGGTTGATATCTCAGGTAAGGAAATTACCGTACGTACGGCTGTGGCCGTAACCAAAGTGACGATGAATCCAGATACACTGGAAGCGATTCGGGAGGGCCGAATCGGTAAAGGTGATGTTCTGGCTGTGGCTCAGATTGCCGGGATTCAAGGCGCGAAGAAAACGTCGGACTGGATTCCGATGTGTCATCCGCTGGCACTGACGGGTGTGGATATTCGTTTTCATGATAACGGAGTGGATGAATTACACATTGAAGTCACTGTCAAAACCGAAGGCAAAACGGGTGTTGAGATGGAGGCGCTCACGGCTGCCTCAGCTGCTGCACTGACGGTCTATGACATGTGCAAGGCGATGCAAAAAGATATGATTATCGGTCCAACCATGCTGAATTCCAAGAGTGGTGGCAAAAACGGTGATTACAGCCGATAG
- a CDS encoding MogA/MoaB family molybdenum cofactor biosynthesis protein, which yields MVWRTAILTASDKGARGEREDTSAQVIRELVEEELGGQIVEYRIVPDEPDEIIAALIEMTDYFHADLVLTTGGTELAIRDITPEATRRVIEREVPGMAEAMRYSVMSKNRSAMLFRGVCGIRGRTLIVNLPGTPKGVHEHLAAIMDQLPEALLMVTGQFKQ from the coding sequence ATGGTGTGGAGAACAGCAATCCTGACAGCCAGTGACAAAGGAGCCCGCGGGGAACGTGAGGATACGAGTGCACAAGTCATTCGGGAGCTGGTGGAAGAAGAGCTGGGTGGTCAAATCGTGGAGTACCGTATCGTTCCGGATGAACCCGATGAGATTATTGCGGCTTTGATTGAGATGACGGATTATTTTCACGCCGATCTGGTGCTGACTACCGGTGGCACGGAGCTGGCCATTCGTGATATTACTCCGGAAGCGACCCGGCGCGTAATTGAGCGGGAAGTTCCCGGGATGGCAGAGGCCATGCGGTACAGTGTAATGAGCAAAAACCGTTCTGCAATGCTGTTCCGTGGGGTATGTGGCATTCGTGGACGCACGCTGATTGTTAATCTGCCAGGTACACCAAAAGGTGTGCATGAACATCTGGCTGCCATTATGGATCAGCTTCCGGAAGCGCTGCTGATGGTTACGGGTCAGTTCAAGCAATAA
- the tatA gene encoding twin-arginine translocase TatA/TatE family subunit — translation MFSSIGPTGFILLAVIALLLFGPNKLPELGRAVGRTFREFKEGAREIISEDDSSNRKEQEKAKPLAAESTPADKPADKRLPE, via the coding sequence ATGTTTAGTTCCATTGGACCAACGGGCTTTATTTTGCTGGCCGTGATTGCATTGTTGTTGTTTGGACCCAACAAACTTCCGGAACTGGGACGTGCAGTTGGGCGTACCTTCCGTGAATTCAAAGAGGGCGCTCGCGAGATTATCTCTGAGGATGACTCGTCCAATCGCAAAGAGCAGGAGAAGGCGAAACCGCTGGCGGCTGAGAGCACACCTGCAGACAAGCCTGCTGATAAACGCCTGCCGGAATAA
- the tatC gene encoding twin-arginine translocase subunit TatC — protein sequence MTQQMEEMSITEHLSELRKRLIYVLSIFVLGLIAGFFVADPVYQYLTKAESAKGFVLHAFSFWDGIGIYMKIAGLFSLIITLPFTVYQIWKFVSPGLKPRERKATLKYVPYVFLLFLTGMAFSYYVIFPMALAFTTAITEKMGLVETYGMKQYFSFLFGIVLPVSLLFELPLLIMFLTGLRILNPIRLRKMRRVSYFVLIFIAVVITPPDFISDLLVMIPLLLLYEISVLLSAIVYRKQLAADEEIESRYVRAEDKKHAG from the coding sequence ATGACGCAGCAAATGGAAGAAATGTCGATTACGGAACATCTGAGCGAGCTGCGCAAGCGGCTGATCTATGTACTAAGCATTTTTGTGCTGGGACTGATTGCAGGATTTTTTGTGGCGGACCCGGTATACCAATATCTGACCAAGGCAGAGTCGGCAAAAGGTTTTGTGTTACATGCCTTCTCGTTCTGGGACGGGATTGGCATCTATATGAAGATTGCGGGGTTGTTCTCACTTATTATTACACTGCCGTTTACGGTGTATCAGATCTGGAAGTTTGTTAGTCCAGGGCTAAAGCCGCGCGAGCGTAAAGCAACGCTGAAGTATGTGCCCTATGTGTTTCTTTTATTTCTGACAGGTATGGCTTTCTCGTATTATGTTATTTTTCCGATGGCACTTGCCTTCACAACAGCGATTACGGAGAAGATGGGGCTTGTGGAGACCTACGGGATGAAACAGTATTTCAGCTTCCTGTTTGGCATTGTGCTGCCTGTGTCCCTGTTATTTGAACTTCCTTTACTTATTATGTTTCTGACAGGACTGCGGATTCTGAATCCAATTCGTCTTCGCAAGATGCGCAGAGTCTCTTATTTTGTTTTGATCTTCATTGCAGTGGTTATTACACCACCAGACTTTATATCTGATCTTCTGGTGATGATTCCTTTGCTCCTGTTATATGAGATCAGTGTGTTATTATCCGCAATCGTATATCGCAAGCAGCTTGCAGCCGATGAAGAGATCGAATCCCGCTACGTTCGTGCCGAGGATAAGAAACATGCTGGCTGA
- the groES gene encoding co-chaperone GroES — MIRPLGERVLVEPLEQEQTTSFGIVLPDSAKEKPQEGRIIAVGAGVLKDGVRVALEVKEGDRVIFSKYAGTEIKFEGKEYLIMKESDIHAILD, encoded by the coding sequence ATGATCAGACCTTTAGGTGAACGCGTATTGGTAGAACCACTGGAGCAAGAACAAACAACTTCTTTCGGGATCGTACTCCCGGACTCCGCCAAAGAAAAACCGCAAGAGGGTAGAATCATTGCAGTTGGTGCTGGAGTATTGAAAGACGGCGTACGTGTAGCTCTGGAAGTGAAAGAAGGAGATCGCGTTATTTTCTCCAAATATGCCGGTACAGAAATCAAATTCGAAGGTAAAGAATATTTGATTATGAAAGAAAGCGATATTCACGCGATTCTCGACTAA
- the groL gene encoding chaperonin GroEL (60 kDa chaperone family; promotes refolding of misfolded polypeptides especially under stressful conditions; forms two stacked rings of heptamers to form a barrel-shaped 14mer; ends can be capped by GroES; misfolded proteins enter the barrel where they are refolded when GroES binds), translating to MAKDIKFSEDARRSMLRGVDALANAVKVTLGPKGRNVVLEKKFGSPLITNDGVTIAKEIELEDAFENMGAQLVKEVATKTNDVAGDGTTTATVLAQALITEGLKNVTAGASPIGIRKGIDKAVKAAVAELQSISKPIDSKQSIAQVAAISAADEEVGELIAEAMEKVGKDGVITVEESKGFATELEVVEGMQFDRGYISPYMITDTDKMEAVLDNPYILITDKKISSTQDILPLLEKIVQQGKPLVLIAEDIEGEALAMLVVNKLRGTFNAVAVKAPGFGDRRKAMLQDIAALTGGQLITEELGLDLKSAVVEQLGTARQIRVTKENTIIVDGAGNKSDIDARVSQIRTQLEETTSEFDKEKLQERLAKLSGGVAVIKVGAATETELKERKLRIEDALNATRAAVEEGIVSGGGTALMNVYSAVAAVALSGDEQTGVNIVLRALEAPIRTIAANAGEEGSVIVERLKKEQTGIGFNAATGEWVNMIEAGIVDPAKVTRYALQNAASVAAMFLTTEAVIADKPEPAGAGGGMPDMGGMGGMGGMM from the coding sequence ATGGCTAAAGACATTAAATTCAGTGAAGACGCTCGTCGCTCCATGCTTCGTGGTGTGGACGCATTGGCTAATGCAGTAAAAGTAACACTCGGTCCTAAAGGCCGCAACGTGGTTCTGGAGAAAAAATTCGGAAGCCCGCTCATCACTAACGATGGTGTAACCATTGCTAAAGAAATCGAACTGGAAGATGCATTCGAGAACATGGGTGCACAACTGGTTAAAGAAGTAGCAACGAAAACAAACGATGTTGCCGGTGACGGTACTACAACAGCAACTGTATTGGCGCAAGCGCTGATCACAGAAGGTCTGAAAAACGTAACTGCAGGCGCTAGCCCAATCGGTATCCGTAAGGGGATCGACAAAGCGGTTAAAGCTGCGGTTGCTGAATTGCAATCCATCTCCAAACCAATCGATTCCAAACAATCCATCGCACAAGTTGCAGCAATCTCTGCAGCTGACGAAGAAGTAGGCGAATTGATCGCTGAAGCTATGGAAAAAGTAGGTAAAGATGGCGTAATCACAGTAGAAGAATCCAAAGGATTCGCTACAGAGCTTGAAGTGGTTGAAGGTATGCAATTCGACCGTGGATACATCTCTCCTTACATGATCACTGATACGGACAAAATGGAAGCTGTTTTGGACAATCCGTACATCTTGATCACTGACAAAAAAATCTCCAGCACGCAAGATATCTTGCCATTGCTTGAGAAAATCGTTCAACAAGGCAAACCGCTGGTATTGATCGCTGAAGATATCGAAGGCGAAGCACTGGCTATGCTGGTTGTGAACAAATTGCGTGGTACATTCAATGCTGTAGCTGTTAAAGCTCCAGGATTCGGTGACCGTCGTAAAGCAATGCTGCAAGACATCGCTGCCCTCACTGGTGGCCAATTGATCACGGAAGAACTGGGTCTGGACCTGAAATCCGCTGTTGTGGAACAACTGGGTACAGCTCGTCAAATCCGCGTAACAAAAGAAAACACAATCATCGTTGACGGTGCTGGTAACAAATCCGATATCGATGCACGTGTTAGCCAAATCCGTACACAATTGGAAGAAACAACTTCCGAGTTCGACAAAGAGAAACTGCAAGAGCGTCTGGCTAAATTGTCCGGCGGTGTAGCAGTAATCAAAGTTGGTGCAGCTACTGAAACAGAATTGAAAGAACGCAAACTTCGCATCGAAGATGCCCTGAACGCAACTCGCGCTGCGGTTGAAGAAGGTATCGTATCCGGTGGTGGTACAGCGCTCATGAACGTATATAGCGCGGTTGCGGCTGTAGCTCTGTCCGGTGACGAGCAAACAGGCGTAAACATCGTCCTGCGTGCTCTGGAAGCACCAATCCGCACAATCGCAGCTAACGCTGGCGAAGAAGGTTCCGTAATCGTGGAACGTCTGAAAAAAGAACAAACAGGAATCGGCTTCAACGCTGCAACTGGCGAGTGGGTTAACATGATCGAAGCTGGTATCGTTGACCCTGCGAAAGTAACTCGTTATGCATTGCAAAACGCGGCTTCCGTAGCAGCAATGTTCCTGACTACTGAAGCAGTTATCGCTGACAAACCAGAACCAGCAGGTGCTGGTGGCGGAATGCCTGACATGGGCGGTATGGGTGGAATGGGCGGCATGATGTAA
- the add gene encoding adenosine deaminase, whose protein sequence is MNKSIDILKECPKVELHCHLDGSVSPDVLRQIAGMENIELPSDELLIKQMQAPDNCSSLAYYLHCFQFVLPFLQTEAALELAAYDLIRQASEDHIVYIEVRFAPMFHTQKKLTVDQVIQAVSKGLEHGKKDFLVESNMILCMMRESSYEENKNIIDYAISYRENGVVGIDLAGNEAQFPPMLFKELFSYAVENQISFTIHAGECGSAKNVFDSITLGATRIGHGVGMRNNIEVLNHAKKHNVLIEMCPTSNIQTKAVGAFSEFPFIEFVNYGIAVSINTDNRTVSGTTLTEEYHMIDREFELTLQVLKQLNLQAITASFAYPEQKERLEEIVESFKV, encoded by the coding sequence ATGAACAAAAGTATTGATATTTTAAAAGAATGTCCAAAAGTAGAACTCCATTGTCACTTAGATGGTTCAGTAAGCCCAGATGTTTTACGGCAGATCGCGGGAATGGAAAATATCGAATTACCAAGTGATGAGTTGTTAATCAAACAAATGCAAGCTCCGGACAATTGCAGCAGTCTTGCTTATTACCTTCATTGTTTTCAGTTCGTGCTTCCTTTTTTACAAACAGAGGCTGCTCTGGAACTTGCTGCTTATGATCTAATTAGACAAGCGAGTGAAGATCATATTGTTTACATTGAAGTCCGGTTTGCACCTATGTTTCATACCCAAAAAAAACTTACAGTGGATCAGGTGATTCAAGCTGTTTCTAAAGGTCTTGAGCATGGGAAAAAAGACTTTTTGGTTGAAAGTAATATGATTCTCTGTATGATGCGTGAATCGTCCTATGAGGAAAATAAAAATATAATAGATTATGCTATTTCTTATCGAGAAAATGGGGTAGTTGGGATTGATTTGGCGGGAAATGAAGCACAGTTTCCACCGATGCTTTTCAAAGAGCTATTCTCCTATGCTGTGGAAAATCAGATATCCTTTACGATTCATGCTGGTGAATGCGGATCAGCTAAAAATGTATTTGACTCTATTACCCTAGGGGCCACTCGTATAGGGCACGGTGTTGGTATGAGAAATAATATTGAAGTGTTGAATCATGCTAAAAAACATAATGTTTTAATTGAGATGTGTCCTACAAGTAATATACAAACAAAAGCTGTAGGAGCGTTTTCAGAATTTCCATTCATTGAATTTGTTAACTATGGAATCGCTGTTTCCATTAATACCGATAATCGAACGGTATCTGGAACAACCTTAACGGAAGAATATCATATGATTGACAGGGAATTTGAGTTAACCCTCCAGGTTTTGAAACAATTAAATCTTCAGGCAATTACTGCTTCGTTTGCTTATCCTGAACAAAAAGAACGACTTGAAGAAATCGTAGAGTCGTTTAAAGTCTAG